A window of the Streptomyces sp. JB150 genome harbors these coding sequences:
- a CDS encoding site-specific integrase codes for MPGYIEDRWTKAGPVDPQSKKPTRVRTELYGKCKRYRVCGIPGVRKRSFDRKADAEQWKAKVQAELLRGEFVDHRDGSITLAQYIAEDWWPTRTGDPGTLQTIESRINNRILPYLGELSLNAIKVPQLRKYLADLDERYGPSTIIESWSTLSSILQAAVDDEKIPRNYCLAKTVRPPSKPERKARAWSRERVMAVREGLDDCFKVMVDLGVGAGLRQGEVLGLSAEDVGEDVIYVRRQLRVVRNRLVFAPPKSGKTRTVPLPEYLAKRIAEHTSRFPPLAVTLPWVNPAEPENAKQAAEWAPQTHRLLVVGQQRKGPLRRSVFNQGPWKRALVSAGVIPPPRPRRPLTPRPDGTRPRPNTKHAAAPDDGFHALRHTFASVQLDARESVVAVSKWLGHSDPSITLKIYAHMMPEADGRGRAAMDAWFAGSS; via the coding sequence TTGCCCGGATACATCGAAGACCGCTGGACCAAGGCCGGCCCGGTCGATCCCCAGAGCAAGAAGCCGACACGCGTCAGAACCGAGCTGTACGGCAAGTGCAAGCGATACCGGGTCTGCGGCATCCCGGGGGTCCGCAAGAGATCCTTCGACCGCAAGGCAGACGCTGAGCAGTGGAAGGCCAAGGTTCAAGCGGAGCTGCTGCGGGGCGAGTTCGTTGACCACCGGGATGGCAGCATCACGCTCGCGCAGTACATCGCCGAGGACTGGTGGCCCACCAGGACCGGTGACCCCGGGACCCTGCAGACCATCGAGAGCCGGATCAACAACCGGATCCTGCCTTACCTCGGCGAACTCAGCCTCAACGCGATCAAGGTGCCACAGCTGCGCAAGTACCTTGCAGACCTCGACGAGCGTTACGGCCCATCCACCATTATCGAGTCGTGGAGCACTCTGTCGTCCATCCTTCAGGCGGCCGTCGACGACGAGAAGATCCCGCGGAACTACTGCCTCGCCAAGACGGTACGCCCCCCATCGAAACCGGAACGCAAGGCCCGGGCTTGGAGTCGCGAGCGCGTCATGGCGGTGCGCGAAGGACTTGACGACTGCTTCAAGGTGATGGTCGACCTCGGGGTCGGCGCCGGCTTGCGTCAAGGGGAAGTCCTGGGACTGTCGGCCGAGGATGTCGGCGAGGACGTGATCTACGTTCGTCGCCAACTGCGCGTAGTCCGAAACCGGCTGGTCTTCGCACCTCCCAAGAGCGGCAAGACCCGCACCGTGCCGCTACCCGAGTACCTGGCTAAACGGATCGCGGAGCACACTAGCCGGTTCCCCCCGCTTGCAGTGACACTGCCGTGGGTGAATCCGGCTGAACCGGAGAACGCCAAGCAAGCAGCGGAGTGGGCTCCCCAGACCCATCGGCTGCTCGTGGTGGGGCAGCAGCGCAAGGGTCCGTTGCGGCGAAGTGTGTTCAATCAAGGGCCGTGGAAGCGGGCTCTCGTGTCGGCGGGCGTCATCCCTCCGCCTCGACCGAGGCGGCCTCTGACACCGCGCCCGGACGGGACCAGGCCCAGGCCGAATACGAAGCACGCGGCGGCGCCAGACGACGGCTTCCATGCTCTGCGGCACACATTCGCGTCGGTGCAATTGGACGCCCGGGAGTCGGTGGTTGCGGTGTCGAAGTGGCTGGGCCACTCGGATCCGTCGATCACGTTGAAGATCTACGCGCACATGATGCCGGAGGCGGATGGACGTGGCCGTGCGGCGATGGATGCCTGGTTCGCAGGCAGCTCCTAA
- a CDS encoding DUF4442 domain-containing protein, with product MSIGELLAATVPMVRTLNLEYLETTPEKAVLALPDQSEYRNHVGGPHAGAMFTLGESASGAIVLAAFGDQLSRAVPLPVHAEIAFKKIALGPVKATATLGRPAADVVAELDEGKRPEFPVSVAIQREDGAVTTEMTVVWTLRPNS from the coding sequence ATGTCGATCGGCGAGTTGCTCGCCGCCACGGTGCCGATGGTTCGCACGCTGAACCTGGAGTACCTGGAGACCACTCCCGAGAAGGCCGTGCTGGCCCTCCCGGACCAGAGCGAGTACCGCAACCACGTCGGCGGGCCGCACGCGGGGGCCATGTTCACCCTCGGCGAGTCGGCCAGCGGCGCGATCGTCCTCGCCGCCTTCGGCGACCAGCTCTCGCGGGCGGTGCCGCTTCCCGTCCACGCCGAGATCGCGTTCAAGAAGATCGCCCTGGGTCCGGTGAAGGCCACCGCGACCCTCGGCCGCCCGGCCGCCGACGTCGTCGCCGAACTCGACGAGGGCAAGCGCCCGGAGTTTCCGGTGAGCGTCGCGATCCAGCGCGAGGACGGCGCCGTCACGACCGAGATGACGGTCGTCTGGACCCTGCGCCCCAACAGCTAA
- a CDS encoding MFS transporter encodes MLTAAAVVTHLGSHGALIAAAFAVLEAGGDGGDVGLVAAARTLPLVLFLLIGGALADRLPRHRVMVAANLLNCVSQGLFALLVLTGEPRLWQMMLLTALNGTGQAFFSPAAEGMLLSSVRGEQAGRAFAVFRMAMQGAALGGAALGGAMVAAIGPGWVLAADAAAFAVAAALRSFLDVGDVPPRAPGGGLLADLREGWREFAGRPWLWGIVVQFSIANAVVGAADAVYGPLVARDHLGGPAPWGLALGFFGAGTVVGALLMTRWKPRRLLLAGTLCVFPLALPSAALAVPVPAGVLCAVMFVTGVTLEIFGVSWMTALHQEIPEDKLSRISAYDWFGSVALMPLAMALAGPAEQTFGRSEALWGCATLVVVVTAAVLLVPDVRHLRRRTKEVAGQGPVTVPGAGSGSADAERPVGGLG; translated from the coding sequence CTGCTGACCGCCGCCGCGGTCGTCACCCACCTCGGCAGCCACGGCGCGCTGATCGCCGCCGCGTTCGCCGTGCTCGAGGCCGGCGGCGACGGCGGCGACGTGGGCCTGGTCGCCGCCGCGCGCACGCTGCCACTGGTGCTCTTCCTGCTCATCGGCGGCGCGCTCGCGGACCGGCTGCCGCGCCACCGGGTGATGGTCGCGGCGAACCTCCTCAACTGCGTCTCGCAAGGCCTGTTCGCCCTGCTCGTCCTCACCGGCGAGCCCCGGCTGTGGCAGATGATGCTGCTGACCGCGCTGAACGGCACCGGCCAGGCGTTCTTCAGCCCGGCGGCCGAGGGCATGCTGCTCTCCTCCGTGCGCGGTGAGCAGGCCGGCCGGGCGTTCGCGGTGTTCCGGATGGCCATGCAGGGCGCGGCGCTCGGCGGCGCGGCCCTGGGCGGCGCGATGGTCGCCGCGATCGGGCCCGGCTGGGTGCTCGCCGCGGACGCGGCGGCCTTCGCCGTCGCCGCCGCGCTGCGCTCCTTCCTCGACGTCGGCGATGTCCCGCCGCGTGCGCCGGGCGGCGGGCTGCTCGCCGATCTGCGCGAGGGCTGGCGGGAGTTCGCCGGCCGGCCGTGGCTGTGGGGCATCGTCGTGCAGTTCTCGATCGCCAACGCGGTGGTCGGCGCCGCCGACGCCGTCTACGGCCCGCTGGTCGCCCGCGACCACCTCGGCGGCCCCGCGCCCTGGGGCCTGGCGCTCGGTTTCTTCGGCGCGGGCACGGTCGTCGGCGCGCTGCTGATGACCCGCTGGAAGCCGCGCCGGCTGCTACTGGCGGGCACGCTGTGCGTCTTCCCGCTGGCCCTGCCGTCCGCCGCGCTCGCCGTGCCGGTGCCGGCCGGGGTGCTGTGCGCGGTGATGTTCGTGACCGGGGTGACGCTGGAGATCTTCGGCGTCTCCTGGATGACCGCCCTGCACCAGGAGATACCGGAGGACAAGCTGTCCCGGATATCGGCCTACGACTGGTTCGGCTCGGTGGCGCTGATGCCGCTGGCGATGGCGCTGGCCGGGCCCGCGGAGCAGACGTTCGGGCGCTCCGAGGCGCTGTGGGGGTGCGCGACGCTGGTCGTGGTGGTCACGGCGGCGGTGCTGCTCGTCCCGGACGTGCGCCATCTGCGCCGCCGGACCAAGGAGGTCGCGGGCCAGGGCCCGGTGACCGTGCCCGGCGCCGGCAGCGGGTCAGCCGATGCCGAACGCCCCGTCGGGGGGCTCGGGTGA
- a CDS encoding fused MFS/spermidine synthase → MNESVPVSRSVEQGTAKLMPDVDRERAWLLTVDGAPQSYVDLDEPTHLEFEYARRLGHVLDTVAEPGLPLDVLHLGGGALTLPRYVAATRPGSRQDVVEADRALLDLVVEQLPLPAGAGIELHAGDARAWLADAPDDSADVLVADVFGGSRVPAHLTSLAYAREAERVLRADGVYLANLADAAPFAFLRSQLATFAELFEELVLIAEPAVLRGRRFGNAVLVAAHRPVDVAALARLTAADVFPARVEHGPALRAFTGDAGVVRDEDAVPSPEPPDGAFGIG, encoded by the coding sequence GTGAACGAGTCCGTACCCGTCAGCCGGTCCGTCGAGCAGGGAACCGCCAAGCTGATGCCCGACGTGGACCGGGAGCGGGCCTGGCTGCTCACCGTGGACGGGGCACCGCAGTCGTACGTGGACCTCGACGAGCCCACGCATCTGGAGTTCGAGTACGCGCGTCGCCTCGGGCATGTGCTGGACACCGTCGCGGAGCCGGGGCTGCCGCTGGACGTGCTGCACCTCGGCGGCGGGGCGCTGACGCTGCCGCGCTATGTCGCGGCGACCCGGCCCGGCTCCCGGCAGGACGTCGTCGAGGCCGACCGGGCACTGCTCGACCTGGTCGTCGAGCAGCTGCCGCTCCCGGCCGGCGCCGGGATCGAGCTGCACGCGGGCGACGCCCGCGCCTGGCTGGCGGACGCCCCCGACGACAGCGCGGACGTGCTCGTGGCCGACGTCTTCGGCGGCTCACGCGTGCCCGCGCACCTGACCTCCCTGGCCTACGCCCGTGAGGCCGAGCGGGTGCTGCGCGCGGACGGCGTCTACCTGGCGAACCTCGCCGACGCCGCGCCGTTCGCCTTCCTCCGCTCCCAACTGGCGACCTTCGCCGAGCTGTTCGAGGAGCTGGTGCTCATCGCGGAACCGGCCGTGCTGCGCGGCCGCCGCTTCGGCAACGCGGTCCTCGTCGCCGCCCACCGGCCGGTGGACGTCGCCGCGCTGGCCCGGCTGACCGCCGCCGACGTCTTCCCCGCCCGGGTCGAGCACGGGCCCGCGCTGCGGGCGTTCACCGGGGACGCGGGTGTCGTGCGGGACGAGGACGCCGTACCGTCACCCGAGCCCCCCGACGGGGCGTTCGGCATCGGCTGA
- the tuf gene encoding elongation factor Tu encodes MSKTAYVRTKPHLNIGTMGHVDHGKTTLTAAITKVLAERGTGTFVPFDRIDRAPEEAARGITINIAHVEYETDTRHYAHVDMPGHADYVKNMVTGAAQLDGAILVVSALDGIMPQTAEHVLLARQVGVNHVVVALNKADGADEELVELVELEVRDLLTAHGYGGDAVPVVRVSGLRALEGDPRWTASIEALLDAVDTYVPMPERYLDAPFLLPVENVLTITGRGTVVTGAVERGTVRLGDRVEVLGAGLESVVTGLETFGKPMEEAQAGDNVALLLRGVPRDAVRRGHVVAAPGSVTPSSRFTAQVYVLSAREGGRTTPVTTGYRPQFYIRTADVVGAVDLGATAVARPGDTVTLTVELGRDVPLEPGLGFAIREGGRTVGAGTVTSVG; translated from the coding sequence ATGTCCAAGACGGCGTACGTCCGCACCAAACCGCATCTGAACATCGGCACCATGGGCCATGTCGACCACGGCAAGACCACCCTGACCGCCGCCATCACCAAGGTCCTCGCCGAGCGCGGCACCGGCACCTTCGTGCCGTTCGACCGCATCGACCGCGCCCCGGAGGAGGCCGCGCGCGGCATCACCATCAACATCGCGCACGTCGAGTACGAGACCGACACCCGGCACTACGCGCACGTCGACATGCCCGGCCACGCCGACTACGTCAAGAACATGGTCACCGGCGCGGCGCAGCTCGACGGGGCGATCCTCGTCGTCTCCGCGCTCGACGGGATCATGCCGCAGACCGCCGAGCACGTGCTGCTCGCCCGTCAAGTGGGCGTGAACCACGTGGTGGTGGCGCTGAACAAGGCCGACGGGGCCGACGAGGAGCTGGTGGAACTCGTCGAGCTGGAGGTCCGCGACCTGCTCACCGCGCACGGCTACGGCGGCGACGCCGTCCCCGTGGTCCGCGTCTCCGGTCTGCGGGCCCTGGAGGGCGACCCGCGGTGGACGGCGTCCATCGAGGCGCTGCTCGACGCGGTGGACACGTATGTGCCCATGCCGGAGCGGTACCTGGACGCGCCGTTCCTGCTGCCGGTGGAGAACGTGCTCACCATCACCGGCCGCGGCACCGTCGTCACCGGCGCCGTCGAGCGCGGCACGGTCCGCCTCGGCGACCGGGTCGAGGTGCTCGGCGCCGGCCTGGAGTCCGTCGTCACCGGCCTGGAGACCTTCGGCAAGCCCATGGAAGAGGCGCAGGCCGGGGACAACGTGGCGCTGCTGCTGCGCGGGGTGCCGCGCGACGCGGTCCGGCGCGGCCATGTCGTCGCGGCACCCGGCAGCGTCACCCCGAGCAGCCGCTTCACGGCCCAGGTGTACGTCCTCTCCGCCCGCGAGGGCGGCCGCACGACCCCGGTGACGACCGGGTACCGGCCGCAGTTCTACATCCGTACGGCGGACGTGGTCGGCGCCGTCGACCTCGGCGCCACGGCCGTCGCCCGCCCCGGTGACACCGTCACCCTGACGGTCGAACTGGGCCGCGACGTCCCCCTCGAGCCGGGCCTCGGCTTCGCCATCCGCGAGGGCGGCCGCACGGTGGGCGCGGGGACGGTGACGTCGGTCGGCTGA
- a CDS encoding DNA alkylation repair protein, which translates to MGVTGTGTSGTGTSGTGSAGPGTSGTGTPGTGATGAGPADIPHSDLADTLLPRLTAVYGAAADPARAASMRAYMKDVAPFLGLPTPERRALSRTVLAGTPRPGEADCAAVALRCWRLPEREYHYFAVDYLRRHVGRCSSAFLPVARRLITTVSWWDTVDLLAVHVVGPLVAADPALVRQMDAWIADDDLWVARAALLHQLSYKDRTDADRLFGYCLRQASHPDFFVRKAIGWTLREYAKTDPDAVRAFLAREGHRFAPLSVREALKHLGP; encoded by the coding sequence ATGGGCGTCACAGGCACCGGAACGTCAGGCACCGGAACCTCGGGCACCGGCTCGGCCGGCCCCGGAACGTCAGGCACCGGAACGCCAGGAACGGGAGCAACCGGCGCCGGGCCGGCGGACATCCCGCACAGCGACCTCGCCGACACCCTGCTGCCACGGCTCACCGCCGTCTACGGCGCCGCCGCCGACCCCGCGCGGGCGGCGTCCATGCGCGCCTACATGAAGGACGTCGCCCCCTTCCTCGGCCTGCCCACGCCCGAGCGCCGCGCCCTGTCCCGCACGGTCCTCGCGGGCACGCCCCGCCCCGGCGAGGCCGACTGCGCGGCGGTGGCGCTGCGCTGCTGGCGGCTGCCGGAGCGCGAGTACCACTACTTCGCCGTCGACTACCTCCGCCGCCACGTGGGCCGCTGCTCCTCCGCCTTCCTGCCGGTGGCCCGGCGGCTGATCACCACGGTTTCCTGGTGGGACACGGTCGACCTGCTCGCCGTCCACGTCGTCGGCCCGCTGGTCGCCGCCGATCCCGCACTGGTGCGGCAGATGGACGCCTGGATCGCGGACGACGACCTGTGGGTCGCCCGCGCGGCCCTGCTCCACCAGCTCTCCTACAAGGACCGCACCGACGCCGACCGCCTCTTCGGCTACTGCCTGCGCCAGGCCTCCCACCCCGACTTCTTCGTCCGCAAGGCCATCGGCTGGACCCTGCGCGAGTACGCCAAGACCGACCCGGACGCCGTGCGCGCGTTCCTGGCCCGCGAGGGGCACCGGTTCGCGCCGCTGTCGGTGCGCGAGGCGCTGAAGCACCTGGGGCCGTGA
- a CDS encoding TVP38/TMEM64 family protein yields the protein MLDATTRSGGTATASASPRATVLAGPSELAVAVPARAGLPARCARVLLSPWSRFALLVALLVGAASCVLLFEPQRLLAHGWPPQLSGAAAALVFAVAYGLCTVAFVPRPLLNLAAGALFGSQLGLGAAVGGTVLGAGLAFGLGRVLGQDALRPLLRGRVLTAVDGQLSRHGFRSMLAVRLFPGVPFSAANYCAAVSRMGWLPFLLATAIGSVPNTAAYVVAGARASAPTSPAFLIAMACIALPALGGAVVAWRKRHHLRGR from the coding sequence ATGCTTGATGCCACCACCCGCTCTGGCGGCACTGCCACGGCCTCGGCCTCTCCCCGGGCCACCGTCCTGGCCGGTCCCTCGGAACTCGCCGTCGCCGTCCCCGCGCGTGCCGGTCTCCCCGCGCGCTGCGCGCGGGTCCTGCTGTCGCCCTGGTCCCGTTTCGCGCTGCTGGTCGCGCTGCTCGTCGGTGCCGCGTCCTGTGTGCTGCTGTTCGAACCGCAGCGGCTGCTCGCGCACGGCTGGCCGCCGCAGCTCTCCGGTGCCGCGGCGGCGCTGGTGTTCGCGGTGGCGTACGGCCTGTGCACGGTGGCGTTCGTGCCCCGGCCGCTGCTGAACCTGGCGGCGGGCGCGCTGTTCGGTTCGCAGCTGGGGCTCGGCGCGGCGGTGGGCGGCACGGTGCTCGGCGCGGGGCTGGCCTTCGGGCTGGGCCGGGTGCTGGGGCAGGACGCGTTGCGCCCGCTGCTGCGGGGCCGGGTGCTGACGGCCGTGGACGGTCAGCTGAGCCGGCACGGCTTCCGCTCGATGCTGGCGGTGCGGCTGTTCCCCGGAGTGCCGTTCTCGGCGGCGAACTACTGCGCGGCGGTGTCCCGGATGGGCTGGCTGCCGTTCCTGCTCGCGACGGCGATCGGTTCGGTGCCGAACACCGCCGCGTACGTCGTGGCCGGCGCCCGTGCCTCGGCGCCGACGTCGCCGGCCTTCCTGATCGCCATGGCCTGCATCGCGCTGCCCGCGCTGGGCGGTGCGGTGGTGGCGTGGCGCAAGCGCCACCACCTGCGGGGCCGCTGA
- a CDS encoding thiolase family protein, translating to MRDAVIVEAVRTPMGKGKPTGALAHVHPVELLAHTLRTLVERSGVDPALIDDVIGGTVDQVGEQAMNTTRYAVLSAGFPESVPATTVDRQCGSSQQAVHFAAQGVMSGAYDLAVACGVESMSRVPMWSNVPPGADPFGPGVAERYPDGLVPQGISAELIAAKWSLTREQMDTFAVSSHHKAAAAWDQGLFDAEVAPLDGVARDECVRPSSTPEILAGLKPAYHDPGFAERFPQIEWNITAGNASPINDGASAVLVTTSETAARLGLRPLARLHSFAVTGSDPLLMLTGVVPATEKVLRRAGLTLDDIDLFEINEAFASVVLAWQQETGADPARINVHGGAIALGHPLGASGTRLTTTLVHAMRARGARYALQTMCEAGGLANAMILERI from the coding sequence ATGCGTGACGCAGTCATCGTCGAAGCCGTTCGCACCCCCATGGGCAAGGGCAAGCCGACCGGCGCCCTCGCGCACGTCCACCCCGTCGAACTCCTCGCCCACACCCTGCGCACCCTCGTCGAACGCTCCGGCGTCGACCCCGCGCTGATCGACGACGTCATCGGCGGCACCGTCGACCAGGTCGGCGAACAGGCCATGAACACCACCCGCTACGCCGTGCTGTCCGCGGGCTTCCCCGAGTCGGTCCCCGCGACCACCGTGGACCGCCAGTGCGGCTCCTCCCAGCAGGCCGTGCACTTCGCCGCCCAGGGCGTCATGTCCGGCGCGTACGACCTCGCCGTCGCCTGCGGCGTGGAGTCGATGAGCCGGGTGCCCATGTGGTCCAACGTGCCGCCCGGCGCGGACCCCTTCGGGCCCGGCGTCGCCGAGCGCTACCCCGACGGCCTGGTCCCGCAGGGCATCAGCGCCGAGCTGATCGCGGCCAAGTGGTCGCTGACCCGCGAGCAGATGGACACGTTCGCCGTCTCCTCGCACCACAAGGCGGCCGCCGCCTGGGACCAGGGCCTGTTCGACGCCGAGGTGGCGCCCCTGGACGGCGTCGCGCGCGACGAGTGCGTACGACCCTCCAGCACCCCCGAGATCCTGGCCGGTCTCAAGCCCGCCTACCACGACCCCGGCTTCGCCGAACGGTTCCCGCAGATCGAGTGGAACATCACCGCGGGCAACGCCAGCCCCATCAACGACGGCGCCTCGGCCGTGCTCGTCACGACCAGCGAGACCGCCGCCCGCCTCGGCCTGCGCCCCCTCGCCCGGCTGCACAGCTTCGCCGTCACCGGCTCCGACCCGCTGCTGATGCTCACCGGCGTCGTCCCGGCCACCGAGAAGGTGCTGCGCAGGGCCGGCCTGACCCTCGACGACATCGACCTGTTCGAAATCAACGAGGCGTTCGCGAGCGTGGTCCTCGCCTGGCAGCAGGAGACCGGCGCCGACCCGGCCAGGATCAACGTCCACGGCGGGGCCATCGCCCTCGGCCACCCGCTCGGCGCCAGCGGCACCCGGCTGACCACCACCCTCGTCCACGCCATGCGGGCCCGCGGCGCCCGCTACGCCCTGCAGACCATGTGCGAGGCGGGCGGCCTGGCCAACGCGATGATCCTCGAGAGGATCTGA
- a CDS encoding helix-turn-helix domain-containing protein, whose product MAARKDPRPCSIADALTLVGEKYSLLVVREVCLGNGRFDQLVRNIGAPRDVLATRLRRLVDAGVLTKRAYSERPQRFEYRPTQAGLELVPVLLTLMEWGNRHLRPDGDRPMVNEHVCGHELVPVVTCQACGEAVHHQDLTPHPQSPGWTVSGPTAA is encoded by the coding sequence ATGGCCGCTCGCAAAGACCCGCGTCCCTGCTCGATCGCCGACGCCCTGACGCTCGTCGGCGAGAAGTACTCCCTGCTCGTCGTGCGGGAGGTGTGTCTCGGCAACGGCCGCTTCGACCAGCTGGTGCGCAACATCGGCGCCCCGCGCGACGTCCTGGCCACCCGGCTGCGCCGCCTCGTGGACGCGGGCGTCCTCACCAAGCGGGCCTACAGCGAACGCCCGCAGCGCTTCGAGTACCGGCCCACCCAGGCCGGCCTGGAGCTGGTCCCCGTCCTGCTGACGCTCATGGAATGGGGCAACCGCCACCTGCGCCCCGACGGCGACCGCCCCATGGTCAACGAGCACGTCTGCGGCCACGAACTGGTCCCCGTGGTCACCTGCCAGGCCTGCGGCGAGGCCGTCCACCACCAGGACCTGACCCCGCACCCCCAGTCCCCGGGCTGGACGGTGTCGGGCCCGACGGCGGCCTGA
- a CDS encoding PmoA family protein, giving the protein MTALRVTHTHGDRVTVTEADTGVELLAYVYRPEAAWEAPKPYLHPLRTLSGAVVTGYRPNDHRWHKGLQMTASHLSGANLWGGNSYVHGKGYVALPERVGSMAHVTFDEVSADGGRVVLAERLTWHPHSGELWAEERRRIEVHDVDPAAGSWALTWTSAITNRRGEPLRFGSPTTAGREMAGYTGLFWRGPRAFRGGRVTGPDGEGPGLMGRQAPWLAYTGEHDGADGHATLVFAHAPENDHAGTRGAHPAHWFVRNDPFAAVAPSWAFFDELELAPGDTLSRRYRVVVADGAWGREEIAAYLEAHPW; this is encoded by the coding sequence ATGACCGCGCTGCGGGTCACCCACACGCACGGCGACCGCGTCACCGTCACCGAAGCCGACACCGGCGTCGAACTGCTCGCGTACGTCTACCGGCCGGAGGCGGCCTGGGAGGCCCCGAAGCCGTATCTGCACCCGCTGCGCACCCTGTCCGGTGCCGTCGTGACCGGCTACCGGCCCAACGACCACCGCTGGCACAAAGGCCTGCAGATGACGGCCTCGCACCTGTCCGGGGCGAACCTGTGGGGCGGCAACTCCTACGTCCACGGCAAGGGTTACGTGGCGCTGCCCGAGCGGGTCGGCTCGATGGCGCACGTGACGTTCGACGAGGTGAGCGCGGACGGCGGCCGGGTCGTCCTCGCGGAGCGGCTGACCTGGCATCCGCACAGCGGGGAGCTGTGGGCCGAGGAGCGGCGGCGGATCGAGGTGCACGACGTCGATCCGGCGGCCGGCTCGTGGGCGCTGACCTGGACGAGCGCCATCACCAACCGGCGCGGCGAACCGCTGCGGTTCGGCAGCCCGACCACCGCCGGGCGGGAGATGGCCGGCTACACCGGTCTGTTCTGGCGCGGCCCGCGCGCCTTCCGGGGCGGCCGCGTCACCGGCCCGGACGGCGAGGGGCCCGGTCTGATGGGCCGGCAGGCGCCCTGGCTCGCCTACACCGGGGAGCACGACGGCGCGGACGGCCACGCCACGCTGGTCTTCGCGCACGCCCCGGAGAACGACCACGCGGGGACGCGCGGAGCCCACCCCGCCCACTGGTTCGTACGCAACGACCCGTTCGCGGCCGTCGCGCCGTCCTGGGCGTTCTTCGACGAGTTGGAGCTGGCGCCCGGCGACACCCTCAGTCGTCGCTACCGGGTCGTGGTGGCCGACGGGGCGTGGGGACGGGAGGAGATCGCCGCGTACCTGGAGGCGCACCCGTGGTGA
- a CDS encoding Gfo/Idh/MocA family oxidoreductase — translation MSTSASLAGRPVRPVRAAVIGTGAIARGHHLPALARLAEEGETEVVAAVDIDAAAVEAFCAQGGIPHPYTDLERMLREQRPDLVCVCTPPTLHREQTVAALRAGAWVWCEKPPVPSLADFAAVEAEEGTDGGPYAAIVFQHRFGSGAAHVRRLLAEGAVGRPLVAHCQTTWYRDGAYYAVPWRGRWRSEGGGPAMGHGIHQMDLLLDVLGPWREVRAMAGRLVHDVETEDVSTALVRFESGALATVVNSVLSPDEVSRIRLDCERATIELTHLYGYSNASWRITPAPGVPEAEAAAWRDFGPDVPSSHLAQLRELIASMRAGERPRSSGADGRKSLELVTALYKSAFTDTTVRRGEIGPGDPYYTELHGGAPGWAPGADGPAARPAGPAGGAFGEGREVAV, via the coding sequence ATGTCCACGTCCGCTTCCCTCGCCGGCCGCCCGGTCCGCCCGGTCCGTGCTGCCGTCATCGGCACCGGTGCCATCGCCCGCGGCCACCATCTGCCCGCCCTCGCCCGGCTCGCCGAGGAGGGCGAGACGGAGGTGGTCGCGGCGGTCGACATCGACGCGGCGGCCGTCGAGGCGTTCTGTGCGCAGGGCGGGATCCCGCACCCGTACACCGACCTGGAGCGGATGCTCCGCGAGCAGCGCCCCGATCTCGTCTGCGTCTGCACCCCGCCGACCCTGCACCGCGAGCAGACCGTGGCCGCGCTGCGCGCCGGGGCCTGGGTGTGGTGCGAGAAGCCGCCCGTGCCCTCGCTCGCCGACTTCGCCGCCGTCGAGGCGGAGGAGGGGACGGACGGCGGCCCGTACGCCGCGATCGTCTTCCAGCACCGCTTCGGGTCCGGCGCCGCCCACGTCCGCCGGCTGCTCGCCGAGGGCGCCGTCGGCCGGCCGCTGGTCGCGCACTGCCAGACCACCTGGTACCGCGACGGCGCCTACTACGCCGTGCCCTGGCGCGGGCGCTGGCGCTCGGAGGGCGGCGGTCCGGCGATGGGGCACGGCATCCACCAGATGGACCTGCTCCTCGACGTGCTCGGCCCGTGGCGCGAGGTGCGCGCCATGGCTGGGCGGCTGGTGCACGACGTGGAGACCGAGGACGTCTCCACCGCGCTGGTGCGGTTCGAGAGCGGGGCGCTGGCCACCGTCGTCAACAGCGTGCTCAGCCCCGACGAGGTCAGCCGGATTCGCCTCGACTGCGAGCGGGCCACCATCGAACTGACCCACCTGTACGGCTACAGCAACGCGTCCTGGCGCATCACGCCCGCGCCGGGCGTGCCCGAGGCGGAGGCCGCGGCCTGGCGGGACTTCGGGCCGGACGTGCCCAGCTCCCACCTCGCGCAGCTGCGGGAGCTGATCGCCAGCATGCGCGCGGGGGAGCGGCCGCGCAGCAGCGGCGCGGACGGACGCAAGAGCCTGGAACTGGTCACCGCGCTGTACAAGTCGGCGTTCACCGACACCACCGTGCGGCGGGGCGAGATCGGCCCCGGCGACCCCTACTACACCGAGCTGCACGGCGGCGCGCCCGGCTGGGCGCCCGGTGCCGACGGGCCCGCCGCCCGGCCCGCCGGACCGGCCGGCGGCGCCTTCGGCGAGGGCCGGGAGGTGGCCGTATGA